DNA from Lentibacillus amyloliquefaciens:
TCGGAAAAATTGTCAATACACATGGCATAAAAGGTGAAGTTAAAGTTCAGCGTATAACAGATTTTGAAGACCGCTTTCATAGCGGCGGCCGTTTATTTCTGGAGAAGGAAAATGGTCAGCTGCTGGAGTTGGAAATTGATGGCCATCGCATACATAAAGGGTTTGATTTGGTACAGTTTTCGGGTTTTAACAATATTAACGATGTTGAACAGTTTAAAGGCCTTAACTTGAAGATCGATGAGGAGCAGCAGACTGAACTGGATAAAAATGAATTTTA
Protein-coding regions in this window:
- the rimM gene encoding ribosome maturation factor RimM (Essential for efficient processing of 16S rRNA), which encodes MTNMFNVGKIVNTHGIKGEVKVQRITDFEDRFHSGGRLFLEKENGQLLELEIDGHRIHKGFDLVQFSGFNNINDVEQFKGLNLKIDEEQQTELDKNEFYFHEIIGCVVYLTNGEKLGIIKEILTPGANDVWVVSRKDEKDVLIPYVEGIVKEVDISEQKVTIEPMEGLLD